The DNA segment GTGGCAAGAGATATTCTGATGCAATCATGCTCGTCAATCTCCGGGATGGTTTCGGAAAGATTATGGCGACAGAAGCCACGACGGAGCTTGATCTGGATTACCTTTGCGACTTGCATAAGGTTCTCATGAAGGACTTACTCCCTGTACATGAGCAGGGGATCGTTCGCACAACCGCAGTAACTATCGGAGCCACAACCTACGAGCCTCCTGCTGATCCGGGGCGTCTGCGCTCAGAGATCAAATTTATTCTGCCGGAGGCGAATAAGTATGCCGATCCATTCGAGAAGGCGATTTATTTGCATTGCAATCTTGCATATTTGCAGTATTTCCGGGATGGAAATAAGCGAACCTCCCGCATGATGCAAACTGCTTCTCTAGTGCAAGCGAATACGCTGCCATTGTTCTTCAATGACACGCTGATTGGTAAGTACCAGCGCGCCACCATCCAGTATTACGAAACAGGCGACTACGCACCTTATGTTTCCTTTTTTAAGGAGAACTACGAGCTTGCCATTTCAAAGCTGCTTGGCGAACACTCTCCTGCACTGAGTATCCACGAATCCGAAGAGTTTGATCGAAGGGTTTCTCAGTTGCCGGATTTGAGGAAATCTGTTGGCGCGGCGCACACATTTTGGTTGCTGGCTCAAGAAGCAATTTCATCCGGCGGTTCTGCAAATGCAGTCAACTGGCCTGATGTTGAACGCCGAGCTATCGTTGAAAGCATTCAGCAGAACGGTCAATCGCCAGACGGCGTTGGCGCTGTTATTTGTAAATATAGCCCCGGTGCAAGCTCATCTGAAAAGCAACAAGCCATTCTCGATGACATCAAGCGCCTTGCGCCCAGCCTACAGGCGGAATACGCCAAGGCGCGAGGTGAGAAGAGGTGTGAGCCATGAAGTTCCCCGGAGCCAAACGCCGCCCTCCCTTCGGGACGCTGCCACGGCACAAGCGCAGCCACGAGGTCATTCGCCTTAAGGGCAAGATGCGCCGTGACGCAGCCGAGTATGGCGAGCGGTTCACCAGCCGCCTCGTGTTGAATGAGCCGGGTCGCCCCGACCTGTACAACCAGTGGTTTGATTTCTACTTTCCGGGCACGGATCGGTTCACGATCTGGAACGCCAGTTTCGTGACCGCCCGCAAAGCGTTCTGGGACAAGGCTCATGACATCGCACACACCCGCGTGGCCGCGATGCTGACGCCGGAAGAGCGAGAAGAGAACTCCAATTGGGAGTTCGTACCAGCACAGCGCTCAAGCACCGGAAAAATCCTCACCTACAAACTGGCCGAGTGCGAAGAAATGCGCTTCGAGCAGTTTGGTGGACTGACCTTTCATGAGCAGTGGCTCAAGCTGGAAGCAGAGATTGCGCGCAACGAGCCGCCCGTGATTCATGAATCCTTCAAGCTCGACCGCAGCTACGTCTACGGCATCGGGTTGAAGATCGTGCTTGATGTGGATGTCGTCAATCAGACATCCATCGAGGCCGCCATTGATCGCTTCATCGAGCTTGGCGAAACCGATTGGGTATCGCCTGAAACCGTGCCCCGCGACCGTTTACCTGTAGTGAGCGAGCACGAGGCATTGGCGACCATCAAGTTTCCAGCGGAATAAGCAGGGAGATTATCGGTGAGCGAATTTCTTTTGATATTGACAGCGAAAGATCAGCAGGGTCAGTTTAGGGTTAGGTTGGATTTCGGTCTATTCGGGATCGACTCTTTCACTGCATCGAAGATTCGTTCCTGCGACCTTGACAGATCATATGTCCTTCAAGTTGGGGCATATGAAGCTCTATCGGATGCGCTACGCATCGAATTCGCAGGGTTCGACTTTTACCAGAGTGTCACTCCAGCATCCATATGGAAACGAATTGTTGAGCGAGGAGATCGTAAGCCATTTGATTTTTTGGCTGAGGATAATACTGGTCGGTCAATTGCACAGCGGATGGTGGAGTTTATCTACCTGAATCGCCATTCCCTTGGTGATGATGGTACATGGCAAGTCTGGAAGTGCCGCGACCTGCTGCTCAACCGATCTGGCACCAATCTGTCTGACATGGCCCATGCAGAGCAAAAGCGGGCGGCTTCCGTAAAAGCACTGCCTGACGCAGATTACACCGACGAGCTAGGGTCGTTCCGGTTCCCCTCTACAAGCTGCTTGTACGGTGTTTCTCAGCCGCTCTCGCAATTGCGAGGGGCGGTGAAGTTTTGCAAACTGTTTATTCAAGACGGCGCAGGCGTTTACGTGGCATTTCACGATGACGAGGTGCTGTATGTCGGCATGTCTCAGCGGTTCTCTCAGCGTCTGAGCAATGCCGAATATCACCACAAGCTCAAGCTGGTGTTGGAGCGGCACCCCCAAGCTCGCGTAGCAGTCATTCACTATCCATTCTGGAAACTCCCATCGCTTAATGATGCAGTGACATCAGAAGAGAAAGATGCTGCATGGGGGCGCATCCGTGAGTTGCTGTTTGGTCTTGAACGCGCCTGCATCGAGTATTACCAGCCACGCTACAACGGAATGCTTGACGAAGATGATGACGCTTCGTCCTGCGATGTGTTGTCAATGCAATTTGCCTCATCACGTTCCCAGCCAGTGGCTTTGGCAGGTGCGTAAATGGGGGCAAGGGAAGCAAAGGTTTCGTTGCAGGATGCCATAGATTCTGGTCAGATAGTCTCTATTGGGCAGCTACTTGAACGAGCAACTGCTGAAAAACTGGAAGTCACCCGCAATGGGCGTGATTACCTTGGCCTTCGGGGAAGTGATGGAAGGCGGTTTCGAGTTCATTTTGGATTTGCCAACGACTCACGCACGCACAGACCGACATCCACATCACCGCAGCCTGAACCCAAGGCTGTGTGCAATGTCCGCCGCAGCGAAGGCTACTGGATATATGCGCTGACAGCACATAGCCCAGACGGCATGCGCAAAGCCTGCTACATCGGCCAGACCATCAATCTCAAGCGACGATTTCGCGAGCACCTGCGGCGCAATCGCCCCGGCCACGCATCATTCGCGCTCTTCGAGTGGGCGGCTCAGGAGCAAGCTGAGGTTCGGGCGACGGTGCTTTCGTGGGTTGATGGCGACCAGAGCTACGCATCTCGATTCGAGGGCTACTGGTTGAAGCTGGCCGTCGAGGCTGGCTTTGTGGCTCCCGACGCCCACAACTGGGGTCGCCTTCCGCAGCCCAGCAACCCGGTTGGTCAGCCGCCCCGTTGGCCTGCCTCGGAAGTATTGGCGGCTTCGATCCCTCTGCCGGAACTTGTGGAGCATGGCCTCACGCCGGTTGAATTGTTCGTTGCCAGTCGTGTGCCGTTCTGATGGCATCGAAGAAAGGAAACCATGCTCGGATACTGGATCGTCGTCTCAACGCAAACACCCGAAGAACGGGACGCCATCATCGACCGAAAGAAGTCAGTTCTCGCGGAGTGGGAAACGGGCGTTGGTGGCATTCGCTGGCTGGAAAAGCTGGTCGAGGAAGGCAAGGCCAGCAAGTTGCGCGGTGACGGCTATCCGAACCGCTACACCTCCACGGCAGACATCGTTTTGCCACTCATCACGGGTGATGCCATCAAGCCTGCTGACGATGGCATCTGGGTGTTTGGTATGGATGAGGGCGAAGAGTACGCCCAGCCTCCCGGCTGGATGGGCAAGGTCAACTTGCGACCTGAAAGCATCCGTACTTGCCCGACCGATGCGGGTCTGACCATTGACGCTTGGGATCAGTCGTAACTCCATTCAACAACCACAAGGGAAATCATGAACAAGAATATCGCAATCCTCGCCGCCCTCAGCGTCGCGGCACTGACCGCCTGCGGCAGCAAGACCGACGCCAATGAAAAGAACTTCGGCGCGGCCATGACGCAGTATTTCGACAAGAAGGGCGACCTGTGCCTCAATACCAAGCGCTGGCCGGTTGACCTGTCCGAGATGGACTTGCGCCTGCAAAAGACCATGCAGGCCGGTAGCGCCAACCAGATGGCCGCGCTCGAAGCCGCTGGCTTGGTCAAAGGTGAGGACACCGAGGTGGACATCATGGGGATCATGGGCAAGCCCACGGGTGCCAAGGCCAAGATAAAGCGCTACACCCTGACCGATGCGGCCAAGCCCTTCGCGCAAGAGAAGGAAGTCGCCTCCATCGGCCTCAACGGCAAGACCACCGAGAAGCAAACCGATCTGTGCTGGGGCAAGAAGGCACTGGACAAGATCGTGAAGTGGGAAGGCCCGATGAAGTTCGGC comes from the Chitinivorax sp. B genome and includes:
- a CDS encoding Fic family protein; this encodes MQYNPAFVGHRPILTDDDKLWLHGLASKFSLERFKNDARSYEETIVDFVYTSAKIEGNTYDRIDTDNLLRLGVTAGGKRYSDAIMLVNLRDGFGKIMATEATTELDLDYLCDLHKVLMKDLLPVHEQGIVRTTAVTIGATTYEPPADPGRLRSEIKFILPEANKYADPFEKAIYLHCNLAYLQYFRDGNKRTSRMMQTASLVQANTLPLFFNDTLIGKYQRATIQYYETGDYAPYVSFFKENYELAISKLLGEHSPALSIHESEEFDRRVSQLPDLRKSVGAAHTFWLLAQEAISSGGSANAVNWPDVERRAIVESIQQNGQSPDGVGAVICKYSPGASSSEKQQAILDDIKRLAPSLQAEYAKARGEKRCEP
- a CDS encoding GIY-YIG nuclease family protein; protein product: MGAREAKVSLQDAIDSGQIVSIGQLLERATAEKLEVTRNGRDYLGLRGSDGRRFRVHFGFANDSRTHRPTSTSPQPEPKAVCNVRRSEGYWIYALTAHSPDGMRKACYIGQTINLKRRFREHLRRNRPGHASFALFEWAAQEQAEVRATVLSWVDGDQSYASRFEGYWLKLAVEAGFVAPDAHNWGRLPQPSNPVGQPPRWPASEVLAASIPLPELVEHGLTPVELFVASRVPF